One window from the genome of Sphingomonas lacunae encodes:
- a CDS encoding type II secretion system F family protein yields MDTTTILIALAFATVLVMLVFAFAGPSPAAALKRRLNAITDRYVPSNEAALAAQMRKTIAARLPTQELGLGKLLPNPEKLALRLRQTGNKWTLKNYMAINAGIAVVFAGLVMTQGMPFLLALLLGLMAGFGIPHMVISKLIKKRVADFNARFPDAIDLLVRGLRSGLPIAETLQAVSTEIPGPVGVEFKQVIERVRIGKSMEAALQDSADTLGTPEFQFFCITLAIQRETGGNLAETLANLSEVLRKRAQMKLKINAMSSEAKASAWIVGSLPFLVFILVYVMNPDYVAAFFPGSDKYDVRVMLTGLGGLGWMSIGVFIMSQMIDFEI; encoded by the coding sequence ATGGATACCACCACGATCCTGATTGCACTCGCGTTTGCGACCGTCCTGGTGATGCTGGTCTTTGCCTTTGCCGGTCCCTCGCCTGCGGCCGCTCTTAAGCGTCGCCTGAATGCAATCACTGACCGTTATGTTCCCTCGAACGAGGCAGCGTTGGCTGCGCAAATGCGCAAGACAATCGCTGCACGATTGCCAACACAGGAACTGGGCCTCGGCAAGTTGTTGCCGAATCCGGAAAAGCTTGCGCTTCGGCTGCGGCAGACCGGTAACAAGTGGACGCTCAAAAACTATATGGCGATCAATGCCGGTATCGCTGTGGTTTTCGCTGGTCTGGTCATGACCCAGGGCATGCCTTTCTTGCTCGCCTTGCTGCTAGGCCTGATGGCGGGGTTTGGTATTCCGCACATGGTGATCAGCAAACTGATCAAGAAGCGCGTGGCCGACTTCAATGCCCGCTTTCCGGACGCGATTGACTTGCTGGTTCGCGGCCTGCGGTCAGGTTTGCCGATTGCGGAAACTCTCCAGGCTGTCAGCACTGAAATCCCCGGCCCGGTCGGTGTCGAATTCAAACAGGTGATCGAACGCGTTCGCATAGGCAAATCCATGGAAGCCGCATTGCAGGACAGCGCCGACACGCTTGGGACACCCGAGTTCCAGTTTTTCTGTATCACTTTGGCGATTCAGCGGGAAACGGGCGGCAACCTCGCTGAAACCCTTGCCAACCTCTCCGAAGTTTTGCGCAAACGCGCGCAAATGAAGCTGAAGATCAACGCCATGTCTTCCGAAGCGAAGGCCTCCGCGTGGATCGTGGGGTCATTGCCATTCCTCGTCTTCATCCTCGTCTATGTGATGAACCCGGATTATGTGGCGGCCTTCTTCCCTGGTTCCGACAAGTATGACGTTCGCGTCATGCTGACCGGCCTTGGTGGCCTCGGGTGGATGAGTATCGGCGTGTTCATCATGTCGCAGATGATCGACTTCGAAATCTGA
- a CDS encoding type II secretion system F family protein: MDTTVPPQHFSLFGLDVVWAATFLAAVGVVAVIVAIYNAATVRDPMARRIKSLNERREQLKAGITASTAKRRAKLVKKNVTTNRIRALLSSLQVLQDSQLKQVQQALAQAGIRSKDLAVTVIFARMVLPIVVGVTAAVLIYGIDMWPDMSALKKFASFAGPLILAYKAPDLLINNKKAKRTANIRKGLPDALDLLVICAEAGLTVDASFARVSRELGKAYPDLGEEFALTSIELSFLTERRQALENLAYRVDLDSVRGVVTTLIQTEKYGTPLASALRVLSAEFRNERMMRAEEKAARLPAIMTVPLIVFILPVLFVVILGPAACNIKDALVK; this comes from the coding sequence ATGGACACTACAGTTCCTCCCCAGCACTTTTCGCTCTTTGGCCTCGATGTGGTTTGGGCTGCCACATTCTTGGCTGCGGTTGGCGTGGTTGCCGTCATTGTAGCGATCTACAATGCAGCGACCGTACGCGATCCCATGGCGCGCCGCATCAAGTCACTGAATGAGCGCCGCGAGCAATTGAAGGCCGGGATTACCGCTTCAACGGCAAAGCGCCGGGCCAAGCTGGTCAAAAAGAACGTCACCACGAACCGCATCCGGGCACTTCTCTCGTCATTGCAGGTGCTGCAGGACAGCCAGCTGAAACAAGTTCAGCAGGCACTGGCCCAGGCAGGTATCCGGTCCAAGGATCTGGCGGTAACCGTCATTTTCGCCCGCATGGTGCTGCCCATCGTTGTGGGTGTGACGGCAGCGGTACTGATTTACGGGATCGACATGTGGCCTGACATGTCGGCGCTCAAGAAGTTCGCCAGCTTTGCCGGTCCTCTTATCCTTGCTTACAAAGCGCCAGATCTTTTGATCAACAACAAGAAGGCCAAGCGCACCGCCAACATTCGCAAGGGCTTGCCTGACGCGCTTGATCTGTTGGTGATCTGCGCCGAAGCTGGTCTGACGGTGGACGCCAGCTTTGCCCGCGTCAGCCGCGAGCTTGGCAAGGCCTATCCTGATCTTGGCGAGGAATTTGCCCTAACCTCGATCGAGTTGTCGTTCCTGACCGAACGCCGCCAGGCTTTGGAAAACCTTGCCTATCGCGTCGATCTCGACTCGGTGCGTGGTGTGGTGACCACGCTCATCCAGACCGAAAAATATGGTACGCCACTGGCCTCCGCTCTGCGCGTTCTGTCGGCTGAATTCCGCAACGAACGCATGATGCGCGCCGAGGAAAAGGCCGCACGATTGCCGGCCATCATGACCGTGCCGCTGATTGTGTTCATTCTGCCGGTGCTGTTCGTGGTTATCCTTGGGCCGGCTGCATGCAATATCAAGGACGCGCTGGTGAAATAA
- a CDS encoding fumarylacetoacetate hydrolase family protein yields MKLASLKSGRDGRLVVVSDDLAWFADATHIAPTMQAALDNWEDCEPRLRSLATDLAHEVIPMQRFHERLAASPLPRAYQWADGSAYVNHVALVRQARGAEMPDSFWHDPLMYQGGSDGFLGPRDPIPLADESWGCDMEAEVVVVTGDVPMGVTADEARGYIRLVGLTNDVSLRNLIPGELAKGFGFFQSKPASAISPVFVTPDALGDRWDGGKLHGALCVDLNGKPLGRADAGVDMTFDFGQLIAHAAKTRSLVAGTIIGSGTVSNRDADGGPGRPVADGGVGYSCLAEVRTIETIRAGAPVTPFLKHGDTVRIWMEDGHHHPIFGVIEQAVMGG; encoded by the coding sequence ATGAAACTCGCATCGCTGAAGTCGGGGCGTGACGGCCGCCTGGTTGTTGTCTCGGATGATCTCGCCTGGTTTGCCGATGCAACGCACATTGCCCCAACCATGCAGGCGGCGCTTGATAATTGGGAGGATTGCGAACCTCGGCTGCGCTCATTGGCGACAGATCTGGCGCATGAAGTCATCCCGATGCAGCGTTTCCATGAGCGGCTGGCTGCTTCGCCTCTGCCCCGCGCCTATCAATGGGCTGATGGTAGCGCTTATGTGAATCATGTGGCGCTCGTCCGTCAGGCACGCGGTGCTGAAATGCCGGACAGTTTTTGGCACGATCCTTTGATGTATCAGGGCGGCAGCGATGGATTTCTCGGCCCGAGGGATCCGATTCCTCTGGCTGATGAAAGCTGGGGCTGTGACATGGAGGCCGAAGTCGTCGTCGTCACCGGCGACGTGCCAATGGGCGTGACGGCAGACGAAGCGCGCGGTTACATCCGACTTGTTGGACTGACAAACGACGTCAGCCTGCGTAACCTCATCCCGGGGGAGTTGGCAAAGGGCTTCGGCTTTTTCCAGTCCAAGCCCGCCAGCGCCATATCGCCGGTCTTTGTCACGCCTGACGCGCTGGGGGATCGCTGGGACGGTGGAAAATTGCACGGGGCGTTGTGCGTTGACCTTAACGGCAAGCCGCTGGGACGCGCTGACGCCGGCGTCGACATGACCTTCGATTTTGGCCAGCTCATAGCGCACGCTGCCAAGACTCGCAGTCTTGTGGCCGGTACTATCATCGGTTCAGGCACGGTCTCGAACCGCGACGCCGACGGAGGTCCCGGGCGTCCGGTGGCCGATGGCGGCGTCGGTTACAGCTGTCTGGCGGAGGTGCGCACTATTGAAACCATCCGGGCCGGTGCGCCTGTGACGCCCTTCCTCAAGCATGGTGACACTGTCCGCATCTGGATGGAAGACGGTCATCACCATCCCATTTTTGGGGTGATTGAGCAGGCGGTGATGGGCGGTTGA
- a CDS encoding VOC family protein: MTHPFALNRIHHVAYRCRDAAETVEWYQRVLGMDYVTAFAEDHVPSTGAYDPYMHIFLDAGGGNVLAFFELPNQPDMGRDANTPAWVQHLAFEVADMDTLLAAKAHIEAEGIEVLGPTYHGIFRSIYFFDPNGHRLELACNIGTADQHAELRRVAPLMLAEWSQTKKAPRHADWLHQDPEKEKERQ, from the coding sequence ATGACTCATCCCTTTGCGCTCAATCGTATCCACCATGTCGCCTATCGCTGCCGTGACGCCGCGGAAACGGTGGAATGGTACCAGCGCGTGCTCGGCATGGACTATGTGACCGCCTTTGCCGAGGATCATGTGCCGTCGACCGGTGCTTATGACCCCTATATGCACATCTTCCTTGACGCTGGTGGCGGCAATGTCCTGGCCTTTTTCGAGCTGCCCAATCAGCCCGATATGGGCCGCGATGCCAACACGCCGGCCTGGGTCCAGCATCTTGCCTTTGAAGTGGCGGATATGGACACGCTGCTTGCTGCCAAGGCGCATATCGAGGCCGAGGGTATTGAGGTGCTAGGCCCAACCTATCACGGCATTTTTCGGTCCATCTATTTCTTCGATCCCAATGGCCACCGGCTCGAATTGGCTTGCAATATCGGTACAGCGGACCAGCATGCCGAATTGCGGCGGGTGGCACCGTTGATGCTTGCGGAGTGGAGCCAGACCAAGAAGGCACCGCGCCACGCCGACTGGCTGCACCAGGATCCGGAGAAGGAGAAGGAGAGGCAATGA
- the hppD gene encoding 4-hydroxyphenylpyruvate dioxygenase: MTDLFDNPLGLDGFDFIEFCAPEKGELEAVFARMGFSRIARHRSKDVDLWRQGEINLIANYEPRSPAAYFAAEHGPSACGMGFRVRNAAEAYKLALERGAEPVETRTGPMELRLPAIRGIGGAIIYFTDRYATLESPDALSIYDIDFDYLPGVDRNPVGAGMLRIDHLTHNVYGGRMEHWARFYERVFNFREIRYFDIKGEYTGLTSKAMTAPDGKIRIPLNEEGKAGGGQIEEFLRQYNGEGIQHIAFICDDLIGCWDRLKAMGTPMMSPPPDTYYEMLEERLPGHGEPVADLQQRGILLDGSTAAGDPRLLLQIFSETQIGPVFFEFIQRKKDEGFGEGNFTALFKSMERDQMRRGALEVEGAAG, encoded by the coding sequence ATGACCGACCTGTTCGACAATCCGCTAGGGCTCGACGGGTTCGATTTCATCGAATTTTGCGCGCCGGAAAAGGGTGAGCTTGAGGCCGTATTTGCTCGCATGGGCTTCAGTCGGATTGCCCGTCACCGTTCAAAGGACGTCGATCTCTGGCGGCAGGGTGAAATCAACCTGATCGCCAATTACGAGCCGCGCAGCCCTGCCGCCTATTTTGCCGCAGAACATGGCCCCTCGGCCTGTGGCATGGGCTTTCGTGTGCGTAATGCGGCAGAGGCCTATAAGCTGGCGCTTGAACGGGGCGCTGAGCCTGTCGAAACCCGGACCGGCCCGATGGAACTGCGGCTCCCCGCCATTCGCGGCATCGGGGGTGCGATCATCTATTTCACCGACCGTTACGCCACACTCGAAAGCCCCGACGCGCTCAGCATCTATGATATTGATTTTGACTATTTGCCGGGTGTCGATCGTAACCCGGTGGGCGCCGGCATGCTCCGGATCGACCATTTGACCCACAATGTGTATGGCGGGCGCATGGAGCATTGGGCGCGCTTTTATGAGCGTGTCTTCAACTTCCGGGAAATCCGCTATTTCGACATCAAGGGCGAATATACGGGCCTGACCAGTAAGGCGATGACTGCTCCGGATGGCAAGATCCGCATTCCCCTTAACGAGGAAGGCAAGGCTGGAGGCGGCCAGATCGAAGAGTTCTTGCGCCAATATAATGGTGAAGGCATTCAGCACATCGCCTTTATCTGTGATGATCTGATCGGGTGCTGGGACAGGCTCAAGGCCATGGGCACCCCCATGATGAGCCCTCCGCCCGACACCTATTATGAAATGCTCGAAGAGCGCCTGCCCGGACACGGCGAACCGGTTGCCGATCTTCAGCAGCGCGGCATCCTTCTCGATGGGTCGACTGCAGCTGGTGATCCCCGCCTGCTCCTCCAGATTTTCTCCGAAACACAGATCGGCCCTGTCTTCTTTGAATTCATCCAGCGCAAGAAAGATGAAGGTTTCGGGGAAGGCAATTTCACCGCGCTTTTCAAATCGATGGAACGGGACCAGATGCGCCGCGGCGCGCTTGAGGTAGAAGGAGCGGCCGGATGA
- a CDS encoding MarR family winged helix-turn-helix transcriptional regulator — protein MPNQQLNLSAFLPYQLSIASNAVSDRIARQYQVRFGLKIPEWRLMAVLGQGTAMTQRDLVHATRMDKVTVSRASAALTDRGLVSRAASERDGRSHLLALTDAGQSLYEEIAPVALAMERELLACLSPDERTQLSSLLARLREAADQST, from the coding sequence ATGCCAAACCAGCAACTGAACCTCTCCGCCTTTCTTCCCTATCAACTGTCAATTGCCTCCAATGCCGTTTCGGACAGGATCGCTCGCCAGTATCAGGTCCGGTTCGGCCTCAAGATCCCGGAGTGGCGGCTAATGGCCGTGCTGGGGCAGGGGACGGCGATGACCCAGCGGGATCTGGTGCATGCCACTCGGATGGACAAGGTGACGGTCAGCCGCGCTTCCGCCGCCCTGACCGACAGGGGCCTTGTCTCCCGCGCGGCCAGCGAGCGTGACGGCCGGTCGCATCTGCTGGCGCTAACTGATGCTGGACAATCGCTTTATGAGGAGATTGCCCCAGTAGCCCTTGCCATGGAGCGCGAATTGCTGGCTTGCCTTTCTCCCGATGAGCGGACGCAGCTATCGAGCTTGTTGGCCAGGTTGCGTGAGGCAGCCGATCAGTCTACATAG
- the maiA gene encoding maleylacetoacetate isomerase, giving the protein MTDPVLHDYFRSSASYRVRIALNLKGVNYHSVPTSLLAGDQRSDAYLALNPQGLVPALEVDGLVFTQSFAIIDWLDRTYPEPRLIPEDPVERAGALAMTMAIACDIHPLNNLRVLKYLTHDLGLRDEVRDRWYIHWVVEGLTALEAMAQGAGPFLGGDTPNIADIFLVPQLANARRYDISLASFPTLATCEANALGLEAFAAAAPERVKPQD; this is encoded by the coding sequence ATGACCGATCCCGTTCTCCACGATTATTTCCGTTCCTCGGCCAGTTACCGCGTCCGCATTGCCTTGAATCTGAAGGGTGTGAATTATCACTCGGTGCCAACCAGCCTGCTCGCCGGCGATCAGAGAAGCGACGCCTACCTTGCGTTGAATCCACAAGGGCTTGTGCCCGCGTTGGAGGTGGATGGTCTGGTATTCACGCAAAGCTTCGCCATCATTGATTGGTTGGATCGGACATATCCCGAGCCGCGCCTGATACCCGAAGACCCTGTGGAACGGGCCGGGGCTTTGGCCATGACTATGGCGATTGCCTGTGATATCCATCCGCTGAACAATCTTCGCGTGCTCAAATATCTGACCCACGACCTGGGCTTGCGCGACGAAGTTCGTGACCGCTGGTATATCCACTGGGTTGTCGAAGGATTGACGGCACTGGAAGCGATGGCACAGGGCGCGGGCCCTTTTCTGGGCGGGGATACGCCCAACATCGCTGACATTTTCCTCGTCCCCCAACTGGCCAATGCCCGCCGCTATGATATTTCCCTTGCCTCTTTCCCGACCTTGGCAACCTGTGAAGCCAATGCGCTGGGGCTTGAGGCATTTGCGGCGGCGGCGCCCGAACGGGTCAAGCCACAGGATTGA
- a CDS encoding SO2930 family diheme c-type cytochrome: MFAALAMLAVLPAQGTNLAVADAVITGESNAPTLSAYGFFLGSPDRPSPLLIPYTLATPLFSDYAEKRRYIYVPQGSRMHANADGLIEFPVGTALIKSFGYPQADGSYRTIETRLLLRRASGWVALPYIWRPDGSDADLRVAGARQMVDFADSAGNRYSISYAVPNRNQCKTCHELSGAVTPIGPKLRNMELAAPARALVTGADWTLASMPRWDDAGTGSLDARARAYLDVNCAHCHNPRGSASNSGLFLEYERPPSMTTGLFKRPVAAGRGSGGHDYAIAPGHPEHSILAYRMGSTDPGIAMPELGRAVVHREGLRLIDEWIAAMPAGTPPASEARP, from the coding sequence ATGTTCGCCGCCCTTGCCATGCTCGCGGTCCTGCCTGCCCAAGGGACGAATCTGGCGGTTGCCGACGCTGTCATTACCGGGGAGTCCAATGCGCCGACGCTGTCGGCCTATGGCTTCTTCCTCGGATCACCCGATCGCCCGTCACCGTTGCTGATTCCCTATACGCTGGCGACGCCTCTCTTCAGTGATTATGCGGAGAAGCGGCGCTACATCTATGTCCCGCAGGGCTCGCGGATGCATGCTAATGCCGACGGATTGATCGAATTTCCTGTCGGCACGGCACTGATCAAGAGCTTTGGCTACCCCCAGGCGGACGGCAGCTATCGCACCATCGAGACGCGGCTGTTGCTGCGCCGGGCGAGCGGCTGGGTTGCGCTCCCCTATATTTGGCGTCCGGATGGCAGCGATGCTGATTTGCGCGTCGCTGGCGCACGACAGATGGTCGATTTCGCCGATTCTGCGGGCAATCGCTACAGCATCAGCTATGCCGTGCCCAATCGTAACCAGTGCAAGACCTGCCACGAACTTTCCGGCGCGGTGACGCCCATCGGGCCTAAATTGCGCAACATGGAATTGGCAGCGCCAGCCCGCGCCCTTGTTACCGGCGCCGACTGGACCTTGGCGTCCATGCCGCGCTGGGACGATGCCGGAACCGGCAGCCTCGATGCCCGCGCCCGCGCCTATCTCGATGTGAACTGTGCGCATTGCCACAACCCACGTGGCAGTGCCTCCAACAGCGGCCTCTTTCTGGAATATGAACGGCCGCCGTCAATGACGACTGGCTTGTTCAAACGACCCGTGGCGGCTGGGCGGGGCAGTGGCGGTCATGACTATGCTATTGCCCCCGGTCATCCTGAACATTCGATTCTTGCCTATCGGATGGGCAGCACCGATCCCGGCATTGCCATGCCGGAACTGGGTAGGGCCGTGGTCCATCGGGAGGGTCTGCGCTTGATTGATGAGTGGATCGCGGCCATGCCCGCCGGAACACCCCCTGCATCGGAGGCCCGGCCATGA
- a CDS encoding parallel beta-helix domain-containing protein, whose amino-acid sequence MKHQLTSLLGSALALVAATTVEARTIEVAAGDDAQTRLQEALINAQPGDVVRIGPGTFRLTDGLSLDVDGVTVRGAGIEQTILDFSGQQGAGEGLLVTSDDVVLRDFTVRDTRGDGIKSKNADRIVYLSLRVDWSGEPRTTNGAYGIYPVESEYVLVDGVTVRGASDAGIYVGQSRHIIVRESTAVQNVAGIEIENSYNADVHDNLATGNTGGILVFDLPGLPQQGGHSVRVFDNIIVNNMTPNFAPAGNIVATVPAGSGVIVMANRDVEIFDNEFDGNGTSNIMITGYRYGSTPADYQPMPMRIRAMGNRHGRAGFQPGLPGGAEMAQAFGGSLPPVMWDGAGTDIRIADDVAALTLNLPDLAQPVSAASPAPVDLSGEANWPRVAAVVLPASMEAAAAAP is encoded by the coding sequence ATGAAGCATCAATTGACATCGCTGTTAGGCAGTGCGCTTGCCCTGGTTGCCGCCACGACGGTCGAGGCGAGGACGATAGAGGTGGCTGCCGGAGACGACGCCCAGACCCGCCTTCAGGAAGCACTGATCAACGCCCAGCCGGGTGATGTGGTGCGCATCGGTCCGGGCACATTCCGCCTGACCGACGGCCTCAGCCTCGACGTTGACGGGGTGACGGTGCGCGGTGCCGGCATTGAACAGACGATCCTCGATTTTTCCGGCCAGCAAGGCGCGGGTGAAGGGCTGCTGGTCACATCCGACGATGTCGTGCTGCGGGATTTTACCGTCCGCGACACCCGCGGAGACGGCATCAAGTCAAAGAATGCCGATCGCATCGTTTATCTATCCCTGCGTGTTGACTGGTCCGGTGAGCCACGCACGACCAACGGCGCCTATGGAATCTATCCCGTCGAAAGCGAATATGTGCTGGTTGATGGCGTTACCGTTCGCGGCGCCAGTGACGCCGGCATTTATGTCGGCCAATCCCGCCACATCATCGTGCGGGAATCGACGGCGGTGCAGAATGTCGCCGGCATAGAGATAGAGAACAGCTATAACGCAGACGTCCATGACAATCTGGCGACTGGCAACACTGGTGGCATTTTGGTGTTCGACCTGCCGGGCCTGCCGCAACAGGGTGGTCACAGTGTCCGTGTGTTCGACAATATCATCGTCAACAACATGACGCCCAACTTCGCGCCAGCGGGCAATATTGTCGCCACAGTCCCTGCCGGATCGGGTGTCATTGTCATGGCCAATCGCGACGTTGAAATCTTCGACAATGAATTTGACGGGAATGGCACGTCAAACATCATGATCACTGGTTATCGCTATGGTTCGACGCCTGCCGATTACCAGCCCATGCCGATGCGCATTCGGGCGATGGGCAACCGGCACGGTCGCGCCGGCTTTCAGCCGGGCTTGCCCGGTGGTGCGGAAATGGCTCAGGCCTTTGGGGGCAGCCTGCCGCCGGTCATGTGGGACGGGGCCGGAACTGACATCCGCATTGCCGATGATGTCGCCGCGCTGACCCTCAACCTGCCTGATCTGGCACAGCCCGTATCGGCGGCGTCGCCGGCACCGGTTGATCTGTCCGGCGAAGCCAATTGGCCACGTGTCGCCGCCGTGGTGCTGCCTGCCAGCATGGAAGCGGCCGCCGCCGCGCCCTGA
- a CDS encoding DUF2147 domain-containing protein, with translation MLRRLALIALPLTAMVATSGTAQSSANIAGRWRTDDGNAIILVAPCAGNARQFCGRITQMTNPTLARATDTNNPDESLRSRPLVGVPVLTGLTPSGQRFTGRGYSPEEGRNFNATVHVENGRLNVRGCVAVFCRTVVWTRAQ, from the coding sequence ATGTTGCGACGTCTGGCCTTGATCGCCCTGCCGCTGACGGCAATGGTGGCGACGAGCGGCACCGCGCAATCAAGCGCCAATATTGCCGGCCGCTGGCGGACCGATGATGGCAATGCGATCATCCTCGTTGCTCCTTGTGCCGGCAACGCCCGGCAATTTTGCGGGCGCATCACCCAGATGACCAACCCGACGCTGGCGCGGGCGACCGACACCAACAATCCGGACGAATCGCTGCGGTCCCGGCCGCTGGTCGGCGTGCCGGTGCTGACCGGCCTGACCCCCAGCGGGCAGCGCTTCACCGGGCGAGGGTATAGCCCCGAGGAAGGCCGCAATTTCAATGCGACAGTCCATGTCGAAAACGGCCGGCTGAACGTACGCGGCTGTGTCGCCGTCTTCTGCCGGACGGTAGTGTGGACCCGGGCGCAGTGA
- a CDS encoding aspartate/glutamate racemase family protein, whose product MRKLGLIGGISWAATESYYRMINSETQRRSGPACSPPLVIESLNFCDLARLSTDEQWAHATSVLTDSARRLEAAGATALLICANSMYKVADQVQAGISIPIINIVDPVGRAMKAAGIKTAALLGTRNVMSEKWYRQRIVGHGVSLAPIDEATVTMVDRIIYDELMQGRVEKSSERELKTLITKWDQQDVDAVALASTELSMLVDTEANVLPIFDSTRLHALEGVAWILGDTP is encoded by the coding sequence TTGCGCAAACTGGGACTCATCGGTGGCATCAGCTGGGCCGCCACCGAAAGCTATTACCGGATGATCAATAGCGAAACACAGCGCCGCTCGGGTCCGGCCTGCTCGCCACCCTTGGTCATCGAAAGCCTCAATTTCTGCGATCTCGCCCGCCTGTCGACCGATGAGCAATGGGCCCATGCCACCAGCGTGCTGACTGACAGCGCCCGCAGGCTCGAAGCTGCAGGTGCCACAGCGCTGCTCATCTGCGCCAACTCGATGTACAAGGTCGCCGATCAGGTGCAGGCCGGGATCAGCATCCCGATCATCAACATCGTCGATCCCGTCGGGCGGGCAATGAAGGCCGCCGGTATCAAGACCGCCGCACTGCTCGGCACCCGCAATGTCATGAGCGAGAAATGGTACCGCCAGCGCATTGTTGGCCATGGCGTCAGCCTCGCGCCGATTGACGAGGCCACCGTCACCATGGTCGATCGCATCATCTATGACGAGCTGATGCAGGGCAGGGTGGAAAAATCCTCCGAGCGCGAGCTGAAGACGCTGATCACCAAATGGGATCAGCAGGATGTCGACGCGGTGGCGCTCGCCAGCACCGAACTGTCGATGCTGGTCGATACAGAGGCCAATGTGCTGCCGATCTTCGATTCCACCCGCCTCCACGCGCTCGAAGGCGTGGCGTGGATCCTCGGCGACACGCCCTGA
- a CDS encoding NAD(P)(+) transhydrogenase (Re/Si-specific) subunit beta, whose product MEHATPAWALLAYLVAGVCFILSLRGLSSPSTSQRGNRFGMAGMAIAVATTLVTHVPMKLGDATNSYVGPDITVIGMIVAALALGAVIGIVTARRIAMTDMPQLVAAFHSLVGLAAVAVAAAAFLAPQGFGIAGADGVISPVSRVEMGLGAAIGAITFSGSVIAFLKLAGKMSGAPILLPARHLINLGTIAVILGLTGYFTVDQSPWVFWTITVLAFVIGFLLIIPIGGADMPVVVSMLNSYSGWAAAAMGFTLGNSAMIITGALVGSSGAILSYIMCKAMNRSFISVIAGGFGADASVGGGEAREQRPWKRGSAEDAAYMMKQADSVIIIPGYGMAVAQAQHALREMADLLKKEGVSVKYAIHPVAGRMPGHMNVLLAEANVPYDEVFELEDINSEFAQADVAFIIGANDVVNPAAKTDKSSPIYGMPVFDVDKAKTIFFVKRSMGGVGYAGVDNDVFYMDQTMMLLADAKKMCEDIVKALAH is encoded by the coding sequence ATGGAACACGCCACTCCCGCCTGGGCGCTGCTCGCCTATCTCGTCGCCGGCGTCTGCTTCATCCTGTCGCTGCGCGGCCTGTCGAGCCCATCGACCTCGCAACGCGGCAACCGTTTCGGCATGGCCGGCATGGCGATCGCCGTGGCCACCACGCTGGTTACCCATGTGCCGATGAAGCTGGGGGATGCGACCAACAGCTATGTCGGGCCTGACATAACCGTCATCGGCATGATCGTCGCCGCTCTGGCGCTGGGTGCGGTCATCGGCATCGTCACCGCCCGCCGCATCGCCATGACCGACATGCCGCAGCTGGTCGCCGCCTTCCACAGTCTCGTCGGCCTTGCGGCTGTTGCCGTCGCTGCTGCCGCCTTTCTGGCACCACAGGGCTTTGGCATTGCTGGCGCAGATGGGGTGATTTCCCCGGTCAGCCGGGTCGAAATGGGCCTGGGCGCAGCCATCGGCGCCATCACCTTCTCGGGCTCGGTCATCGCTTTCCTGAAACTCGCCGGCAAAATGTCGGGTGCGCCGATCCTGTTGCCCGCCCGTCACCTGATCAACCTTGGCACCATTGCCGTCATCCTCGGTCTGACCGGTTATTTCACTGTCGATCAGAGCCCGTGGGTGTTCTGGACGATCACAGTCCTCGCCTTTGTCATCGGTTTCCTGCTGATCATCCCCATCGGCGGCGCCGACATGCCGGTCGTCGTGTCGATGCTCAACAGCTATTCGGGCTGGGCCGCTGCCGCCATGGGCTTCACGCTTGGCAACAGCGCGATGATCATCACCGGCGCGCTGGTCGGTTCGTCGGGGGCGATCCTTTCCTACATCATGTGCAAGGCGATGAACCGCAGCTTCATCAGCGTCATCGCCGGTGGCTTTGGCGCTGATGCCTCGGTCGGTGGCGGTGAGGCCAGGGAACAGCGGCCGTGGAAGCGCGGCTCGGCCGAAGACGCCGCCTATATGATGAAACAGGCCGACAGCGTCATCATCATCCCCGGCTATGGCATGGCGGTGGCGCAGGCCCAGCATGCCCTGCGCGAGATGGCGGACCTGCTCAAAAAAGAGGGCGTTTCGGTCAAATATGCCATCCACCCGGTCGCGGGTCGCATGCCCGGCCACATGAACGTCCTGCTGGCCGAAGCCAATGTGCCCTATGACGAGGTGTTCGAGCTGGAGGACATCAACAGCGAATTCGCCCAGGCCGACGTTGCCTTCATCATCGGCGCCAATGACGTGGTCAATCCGGCCGCCAAGACCGACAAATCCTCACCCATCTATGGCATGCCGGTGTTCGATGTGGACAAGGCCAAGACCATTTTCTTTGTCAAGCGCAGCATGGGCGGGGTGGGCTATGCCGGCGTCGACAATGACGTCTTCTACATGGACCAGACGATGATGCTGCTCGCCGACGCAAAAAAGATGTGCGAGGACATCGTCAAAGCCTTGGCGCACTGA